A region of Osmerus eperlanus chromosome 9, fOsmEpe2.1, whole genome shotgun sequence DNA encodes the following proteins:
- the ktn1 gene encoding kinectin isoform X1, translating to MAMDIYDSQYLLVLAPSLVIALMFLFFWLFMKETSYDEVLARQKRDLKLPPSRPDTRKKGDKKKNKKRDASGGGGGGGESEEDLRDFEVGDTANGSALEEEEEPEPVAPPTPAPAPLAAPVEPPSGLKERKKKEKKQQAAAAKAAAGAASAPEEPEVNGSKAAGRRAETPVAVSKQHSPTPPQPDEHAQTPPQPSGKKEKKKKQKAEAVEESQPETKVAPAPTPAPTPAPAKKEAPIVAETKAQDGAPPPTTTTGKKKNSAKKQKTEHAPVDDAQTDSAAPTNHQAGQNDDASSKGSGRKQKMEADKENSEVKLKELLAGLGGLTEAEVVSVVAVLREKSPNALEAWHKSTVKADPSAQEKDRLLNTLQEEASIAKDKVKQLSQELQLEKQKSVRAEALVREHRGALEKEMNVMQAKAQGSYQDMQMKFQQVREQLDSQISRLQQENKILRDAVSSATNQMENKQSAELNNLRSEYSGLMKELAESSSKLQQEEHQRKSLEVNYKQLEAQLQDTKRRWDELQNYLHGVNSDKQALQAAKQELQNQLLAVETEMNNKNQEIQTLHSSLTDTMVSKEQMEQKVLQLLETSQHRVPDDALQGQLQELLSENKGLQVQVEALQAQVSSQAAHVSHFEELQKLLAEKEQQRKSLEDSLNAERSSGASRETNMQGMHNENLSLKADLQNLQAQISDQTASHLAFDQFQKSVQEREENIKTVEDLLKAGLIEVANKEEELKAVRVESEALKQELEALRLQIPEQSSSDSIVDELQSKMQEREDQIQVLEDSLQTALDSNSTRQKAVEALEQQVAALQSEAEQLKQQQAEESSSTSSRDLELQAQLASREQEVQSLQAELEGRARELEGRARELEGRAGELEGRAGELEGRARELEGRAREMSDKEEQLQQQLQLQVQQQQQQQESQTKAPSSEMLIALAEREKQVSGLQADLEEREKQVSGLQADLEEREKQVSGLQADLEEREKQVSGLQADLEELRDSLELHRKKNNELREKNWSAMEALSATETMLQGKLSKTAKESQTGLDSAQAECREVLHRLLPHVPLPTQQDHQEWLQRFESAASEVPAAEATPAPAAEEFTGLADKLKESEEAQQVLQKDCETYKKVLAETEGILQRLQNSVEQEESRWKVKLELGQVELKEMSVKVTTLEQEVERLGDVGELENVRRDKQHLEAELERAERESATYVMEVRELKDLLTELQSKLDGSYTEAVRQNEELTLLKTQLTETLSKLEAEESERQKVAGDLYKAQQSLDLIQEEIFKETGQGDLIENDNFSSQREEIDRKEKVTAGLNQTVRDLQHLLQSVNRQLTKRHEGETDKDSPEL from the exons ATGGCGATGGACATCTACGACTCCCAGTACCTGCTGGTCCTGGCCCCTTCCCTGGTCATCGCCCTCATGTTCCTCTTCTTCTGGCTCTTCATGAAGGAGACCTCCTACGACGAGGTGCTCGCCCGGCAGAAACGCGACCTCAAGCTGCCGCCCTCCAGACCCGACACACGCAAGAAGGGAGATAAGAAAAAGAACAAGAAGAGGGACgcgagcggaggaggaggagggggaggagagtcgGAGGAGGACCTGAGGGACTTCGAGGTGGGCGACACCGCCAATGGCTccgccctggaggaggaggaggagccggagCCCGTGGCCCCGCCCACCCCGGCCCCCGCCCCTCTGGCCGCCCCCGTGGAGCCCCCCTCAGggttgaaggagaggaagaagaaggagaaaaagcAGCAGGCGGCCGCCGCCAAGGCAGCGGCCGGCGCCGCCAGTGCCCCCGAGGAGCCCGAGGTGAACGGGTCGAAGGCTGCGGGCCGCAGGGCGGAGACGCCCGTGGCTGTCAGCAAGCAGCACAGCCCCACCCCGCCACAGCCTGACGAACACGCCCAGacgcccccccagccctctgggaagaaggagaagaagaagaagcaaaAGGCTGAggctg TGGAGGAGAGCCAGCCAGAGACCAAGGTGGCCCCGGcccccaccccggcccccaccccagccccggccAAGAAGGAGGCTCCAATTGTGGCCGAGACCAAGGCCCAGGATGgtgcccccccacccaccaccaccacgggcAAGAAGAAGAACTCTGCCAAGAAGCAGAAGACTGAACAtg cccccgttGATGACGCCCAGACTGACTCTGCCGCCCCAACCAATCACCAGGCAGGACAGAACGACGACGCCTCCTCCAAGGGCAGTGGCAGGAAGCAGAAGATGGAGGCTGATAAAG AGAACTCTGAGGTGAAGCTGAAGGAGCtgctggctgggctgggaggCCTGACGGAGGCAGAGGTGGTCAGCGTGGTGGCTGTGCTGAGGGAGAAGAGCCCCAACGCCCTGGAGGCCTGGCACAAG TCCACCGTCAAGGCCGACCCGTCAGCCCAGGAGAAGGACAGACTTCTCAACACCCTGCAGGAAGAAGCCTCCATAGCCAAGGACAAGGTCAAGCAGCTCAGCCAG GAGCTGCAGCTGGAGAAGCAGAAGAGCGTCCGGGCCGAGGCGCTGGTGAGGGAGCACCgcggagccctggagaaggagatgaaCGTCATGCAGGCCAAGGCCCAGGGCAGCTACCAGGACATGCAAATGAAG ttccagcaggtgagagagcagctggacagTCAGATCAGCCGTCTGCAGCAGGAAAACAAAATCCTGAGAGACGCTGTGAGCTCAGCCACCAATCAGATGGAGAACAA GCAGTCTGCGGAGCTGAACAACCTGCGGTCCGAGTACTCGGGCCTGATGAAGGAGCTGGCAGAGAGCTCCAGCAAGCTCCAACAGGAGGAACACCAGAGGAAGTCCCTGGAGGTCAACTACAAGCAGCTGGAG GCTCAGCTGCAGGATACGAAGCGTCGCTGGGACGAGCTGCAGAACTACCTCCACGGGGTCAACTCTGACAAGCAGGCGCTGCAGGCTGCCAAGCAAG agcTGCAGAACCAGCTGCTGGCCGTGGAGACGGAGATGAACAACAAGAACCAGGAGATCCAGACTCTGCACAGCAGCCTGACAGACACCATGGTGTCCAAGGAGCAGATGGAGCAGAAGGTGTTGCAGCTCCTGGAAACGTCCCAGCACAGAGTCCCAGACGACGCCCTGCAGGGCCAGCTCCAG GAGCTCCTCAGTGAAAACAAGGGACTCCAAGTCCAGGTTGAGGCCTTGCAGGCCCAGGTCAGCTCCCAG GCTGCTCACGTCTCCCACTTTGAGGAGCTCCAGAAGCT gctggcTGAGAAGGAGCAGCAGAGGAAGAGTTTGGAGGACTCCCTCAACGCTGAGAGAAGCAGTGGGGCGAGCAGAGAGACGAACATGCAG gggATGCACAATGAGAACTTGTCACTGAAAGCAGACCTCCAGAATCTGCAGGCTCAGATTTCTGACCAG actgccTCTCATTTGGCTTTCGACCAGTTCCAGAAGAG CGTCCAGGAGCGAGAGGAGAACATCAAGACTGTGGAGGACCTGCTGAAGGCCGGCCTGATCGAGGTGGCCaacaaggaggaggagctaaAG gCAGTGAGGGTGGAGAGTGAGGCTCTGAAACAAGAATTGGAGGCTCTGAGGCTCCAAATACCTGAACAG tcCTCGTCCGACTCCATCGTGGACGAGTTGCAGAGCAA gatgcAGGAGAGGGAAGATCAGATCCAGGTGCTTGAGGACAGCCTCCAGACAGCCCTGGACAGCAACTCCACCAGGCAGAAGGCTGTGGAG gctcTAGAGCAGCAGGTTGCAGCTCTGCAGTCAGAGGCGGAGCAGCTGAAACAGCAGCAGGCTGAGGAGAgcagctccacctcctccagagacCTGGAACTGCAGGCCCA GCTGGCCTCCAGGGAGCAGGAGGTGCAGAGTCTGCAGGCTGAgctggagggcagagccagggagctggagggcagagccagggagctggagggcagagccggggagctggagggcagagccggggagctggagggcagagccagggagctggagggcagagccagggagaTGAGTGACAAGGAGGAGCAGCTACAACAGCAGCTACAACTACAggtgcagcaacagcagcaacag CAGGAGTCCCAGACAAAGGCTCCCAGCTCAGAGATGCTGATTGC gttggcggagagggagaagcaggtGTCTGGCCTGCAGGCTGAccttgaggagagggagaagcaggtGTCTGGCCTGCAGGCTGAccttgaggagagggagaagcaggtGTCTGGCCTGCAGGCTGAccttgaggagagggagaagcaggtGTCTGGCCTGCAGGCTGACCTTGAGGAGCTGAGAGACTCTCTGGAGCTCCACAGGAAGAAGAACAAC GAGCTTCGGGAGAAAAACTGGAGTGCTATGGAGGCTCTATCTGCTACTGAGACCATGCTGCAGGGGAAACTCAGCAAGACCGCCAAG GAGAGCCAGACAGGTCTGGATTCAGCCCAGGCGGAGTGCAGAGAGGTTCTCCACAGACTGCTGCCCCACGTCCCTCTGCCCACCCAACAG gACCACCAGGAATGGCTGCAGAGGTTTGAGAGTGCGGCGTCCGAGGTTCCTGCAGCGGAGGCCACCCCTGCTCCTGCAGCAGAGGAATTCACG GGCCTTGCTGACAAGCTGAAGGAGTCAGAGGAGGCCCAGCAGGTTCTACAGAAAGATTGTGAGACGTACAAGAAAGTGTTGGCAGAGACG GAGGGCATCCTGCAGCGCCTGCAGAACAGCGTGGAGCAGGAAGAGTCTCGCTGGAAGGTCAAGCTGGAACTGGGGCAGGTGGAGCTGAAAGAG aTGAGCGTGAAAGTCACAAcactggaacaggaagtggaaagaCTGGGCGATGTTGGAGAGCTGGAAAAC GTGAGACGAGACAAGCAGCACCTGGAGGCAGAGCTGGAGCGGGCTGAGCGCGAGAGCGCCACCTACGTGATGGAGGTCCGAGAG CTCAAAGATCTGTTGACTGAATTGCAGAGCAAACTTGATGGCTCTTACACAGAGGCTGTCAGGCAGAATGAGGAGCTGACCTTG ctgaagACCCAGCTGACGGAGACTCTGTCCAAgctggaggcggaggagagcgagaggcagAAGGTGGCAGGTGACCTCTATAAG GCCCAGCAGTCCCTGGACCTGATCCAGGAGGAGATTTTCAAGGAGACGGGCCAGGGGGACCTGATCGAGAACGACAACTTCTCATCACAGAGG gaggagaTAGACAGGAAGGAGAAAGTGACTGCGGGGCTGAACCAGACAGTGAGGGACCTGCAGCACCTGCTCCAGTCTGTCAACCGTCAGCTCACCAAGAGACATGAGGGG GAGACGGACAAAGACTCTCCAGAGTTATAG
- the ktn1 gene encoding kinectin isoform X3, giving the protein MAMDIYDSQYLLVLAPSLVIALMFLFFWLFMKETSYDEVLARQKRDLKLPPSRPDTRKKGDKKKNKKRDASGGGGGGGESEEDLRDFEVGDTANGSALEEEEEPEPVAPPTPAPAPLAAPVEPPSGLKERKKKEKKQQAAAAKAAAGAASAPEEPEVNGSKAAGRRAETPVAVSKQHSPTPPQPDEHAQTPPQPSGKKEKKKKQKAEAVEESQPETKVAPAPTPAPTPAPAKKEAPIVAETKAQDGAPPPTTTTGKKKNSAKKQKTEHAPVDDAQTDSAAPTNHQAGQNDDASSKGSGRKQKMEADKENSEVKLKELLAGLGGLTEAEVVSVVAVLREKSPNALEAWHKSTVKADPSAQEKDRLLNTLQEEASIAKDKVKQLSQELQLEKQKSVRAEALVREHRGALEKEMNVMQAKAQGSYQDMQMKFQQVREQLDSQISRLQQENKILRDAVSSATNQMENKQSAELNNLRSEYSGLMKELAESSSKLQQEEHQRKSLEVNYKQLEAQLQDTKRRWDELQNYLHGVNSDKQALQAAKQELQNQLLAVETEMNNKNQEIQTLHSSLTDTMVSKEQMEQKVLQLLETSQHRVPDDALQGQLQELLSENKGLQVQVEALQAQVSSQAAHVSHFEELQKLLAEKEQQRKSLEDSLNAERSSGASRETNMQGMHNENLSLKADLQNLQAQISDQTASHLAFDQFQKSVQEREENIKTVEDLLKAGLIEVANKEEELKAVRVESEALKQELEALRLQIPEQSSSDSIVDELQSKMQEREDQIQVLEDSLQTALDSNSTRQKAVEALEQQVAALQSEAEQLKQQQAEESSSTSSRDLELQAQLASREQEVQSLQAELEGRARELEGRARELEGRAGELEGRAGELEGRARELEGRAREMSDKEEQLQQQLQLQVQQQQQQQESQTKAPSSEMLIALAEREKQVSGLQADLEEREKQVSGLQADLEEREKQVSGLQADLEEREKQVSGLQADLEELRDSLELHRKKNNELREKNWSAMEALSATETMLQGKLSKTAKESQTGLDSAQAECREVLHRLLPHVPLPTQQDHQEWLQRFESAASEVPAAEATPAPAAEEFTGLADKLKESEEAQQVLQKDCETYKKVLAETEGILQRLQNSVEQEESRWKVKLELGQVELKEMSVKVTTLEQEVERLGDVGELENVRRDKQHLEAELERAERESATYVMEVRELKTQLTETLSKLEAEESERQKVAGDLYKAQQSLDLIQEEIFKETGQGDLIENDNFSSQREEIDRKEKVTAGLNQTVRDLQHLLQSVNRQLTKRHEGETDKDSPEL; this is encoded by the exons ATGGCGATGGACATCTACGACTCCCAGTACCTGCTGGTCCTGGCCCCTTCCCTGGTCATCGCCCTCATGTTCCTCTTCTTCTGGCTCTTCATGAAGGAGACCTCCTACGACGAGGTGCTCGCCCGGCAGAAACGCGACCTCAAGCTGCCGCCCTCCAGACCCGACACACGCAAGAAGGGAGATAAGAAAAAGAACAAGAAGAGGGACgcgagcggaggaggaggagggggaggagagtcgGAGGAGGACCTGAGGGACTTCGAGGTGGGCGACACCGCCAATGGCTccgccctggaggaggaggaggagccggagCCCGTGGCCCCGCCCACCCCGGCCCCCGCCCCTCTGGCCGCCCCCGTGGAGCCCCCCTCAGggttgaaggagaggaagaagaaggagaaaaagcAGCAGGCGGCCGCCGCCAAGGCAGCGGCCGGCGCCGCCAGTGCCCCCGAGGAGCCCGAGGTGAACGGGTCGAAGGCTGCGGGCCGCAGGGCGGAGACGCCCGTGGCTGTCAGCAAGCAGCACAGCCCCACCCCGCCACAGCCTGACGAACACGCCCAGacgcccccccagccctctgggaagaaggagaagaagaagaagcaaaAGGCTGAggctg TGGAGGAGAGCCAGCCAGAGACCAAGGTGGCCCCGGcccccaccccggcccccaccccagccccggccAAGAAGGAGGCTCCAATTGTGGCCGAGACCAAGGCCCAGGATGgtgcccccccacccaccaccaccacgggcAAGAAGAAGAACTCTGCCAAGAAGCAGAAGACTGAACAtg cccccgttGATGACGCCCAGACTGACTCTGCCGCCCCAACCAATCACCAGGCAGGACAGAACGACGACGCCTCCTCCAAGGGCAGTGGCAGGAAGCAGAAGATGGAGGCTGATAAAG AGAACTCTGAGGTGAAGCTGAAGGAGCtgctggctgggctgggaggCCTGACGGAGGCAGAGGTGGTCAGCGTGGTGGCTGTGCTGAGGGAGAAGAGCCCCAACGCCCTGGAGGCCTGGCACAAG TCCACCGTCAAGGCCGACCCGTCAGCCCAGGAGAAGGACAGACTTCTCAACACCCTGCAGGAAGAAGCCTCCATAGCCAAGGACAAGGTCAAGCAGCTCAGCCAG GAGCTGCAGCTGGAGAAGCAGAAGAGCGTCCGGGCCGAGGCGCTGGTGAGGGAGCACCgcggagccctggagaaggagatgaaCGTCATGCAGGCCAAGGCCCAGGGCAGCTACCAGGACATGCAAATGAAG ttccagcaggtgagagagcagctggacagTCAGATCAGCCGTCTGCAGCAGGAAAACAAAATCCTGAGAGACGCTGTGAGCTCAGCCACCAATCAGATGGAGAACAA GCAGTCTGCGGAGCTGAACAACCTGCGGTCCGAGTACTCGGGCCTGATGAAGGAGCTGGCAGAGAGCTCCAGCAAGCTCCAACAGGAGGAACACCAGAGGAAGTCCCTGGAGGTCAACTACAAGCAGCTGGAG GCTCAGCTGCAGGATACGAAGCGTCGCTGGGACGAGCTGCAGAACTACCTCCACGGGGTCAACTCTGACAAGCAGGCGCTGCAGGCTGCCAAGCAAG agcTGCAGAACCAGCTGCTGGCCGTGGAGACGGAGATGAACAACAAGAACCAGGAGATCCAGACTCTGCACAGCAGCCTGACAGACACCATGGTGTCCAAGGAGCAGATGGAGCAGAAGGTGTTGCAGCTCCTGGAAACGTCCCAGCACAGAGTCCCAGACGACGCCCTGCAGGGCCAGCTCCAG GAGCTCCTCAGTGAAAACAAGGGACTCCAAGTCCAGGTTGAGGCCTTGCAGGCCCAGGTCAGCTCCCAG GCTGCTCACGTCTCCCACTTTGAGGAGCTCCAGAAGCT gctggcTGAGAAGGAGCAGCAGAGGAAGAGTTTGGAGGACTCCCTCAACGCTGAGAGAAGCAGTGGGGCGAGCAGAGAGACGAACATGCAG gggATGCACAATGAGAACTTGTCACTGAAAGCAGACCTCCAGAATCTGCAGGCTCAGATTTCTGACCAG actgccTCTCATTTGGCTTTCGACCAGTTCCAGAAGAG CGTCCAGGAGCGAGAGGAGAACATCAAGACTGTGGAGGACCTGCTGAAGGCCGGCCTGATCGAGGTGGCCaacaaggaggaggagctaaAG gCAGTGAGGGTGGAGAGTGAGGCTCTGAAACAAGAATTGGAGGCTCTGAGGCTCCAAATACCTGAACAG tcCTCGTCCGACTCCATCGTGGACGAGTTGCAGAGCAA gatgcAGGAGAGGGAAGATCAGATCCAGGTGCTTGAGGACAGCCTCCAGACAGCCCTGGACAGCAACTCCACCAGGCAGAAGGCTGTGGAG gctcTAGAGCAGCAGGTTGCAGCTCTGCAGTCAGAGGCGGAGCAGCTGAAACAGCAGCAGGCTGAGGAGAgcagctccacctcctccagagacCTGGAACTGCAGGCCCA GCTGGCCTCCAGGGAGCAGGAGGTGCAGAGTCTGCAGGCTGAgctggagggcagagccagggagctggagggcagagccagggagctggagggcagagccggggagctggagggcagagccggggagctggagggcagagccagggagctggagggcagagccagggagaTGAGTGACAAGGAGGAGCAGCTACAACAGCAGCTACAACTACAggtgcagcaacagcagcaacag CAGGAGTCCCAGACAAAGGCTCCCAGCTCAGAGATGCTGATTGC gttggcggagagggagaagcaggtGTCTGGCCTGCAGGCTGAccttgaggagagggagaagcaggtGTCTGGCCTGCAGGCTGAccttgaggagagggagaagcaggtGTCTGGCCTGCAGGCTGAccttgaggagagggagaagcaggtGTCTGGCCTGCAGGCTGACCTTGAGGAGCTGAGAGACTCTCTGGAGCTCCACAGGAAGAAGAACAAC GAGCTTCGGGAGAAAAACTGGAGTGCTATGGAGGCTCTATCTGCTACTGAGACCATGCTGCAGGGGAAACTCAGCAAGACCGCCAAG GAGAGCCAGACAGGTCTGGATTCAGCCCAGGCGGAGTGCAGAGAGGTTCTCCACAGACTGCTGCCCCACGTCCCTCTGCCCACCCAACAG gACCACCAGGAATGGCTGCAGAGGTTTGAGAGTGCGGCGTCCGAGGTTCCTGCAGCGGAGGCCACCCCTGCTCCTGCAGCAGAGGAATTCACG GGCCTTGCTGACAAGCTGAAGGAGTCAGAGGAGGCCCAGCAGGTTCTACAGAAAGATTGTGAGACGTACAAGAAAGTGTTGGCAGAGACG GAGGGCATCCTGCAGCGCCTGCAGAACAGCGTGGAGCAGGAAGAGTCTCGCTGGAAGGTCAAGCTGGAACTGGGGCAGGTGGAGCTGAAAGAG aTGAGCGTGAAAGTCACAAcactggaacaggaagtggaaagaCTGGGCGATGTTGGAGAGCTGGAAAAC GTGAGACGAGACAAGCAGCACCTGGAGGCAGAGCTGGAGCGGGCTGAGCGCGAGAGCGCCACCTACGTGATGGAGGTCCGAGAG ctgaagACCCAGCTGACGGAGACTCTGTCCAAgctggaggcggaggagagcgagaggcagAAGGTGGCAGGTGACCTCTATAAG GCCCAGCAGTCCCTGGACCTGATCCAGGAGGAGATTTTCAAGGAGACGGGCCAGGGGGACCTGATCGAGAACGACAACTTCTCATCACAGAGG gaggagaTAGACAGGAAGGAGAAAGTGACTGCGGGGCTGAACCAGACAGTGAGGGACCTGCAGCACCTGCTCCAGTCTGTCAACCGTCAGCTCACCAAGAGACATGAGGGG GAGACGGACAAAGACTCTCCAGAGTTATAG